One stretch of Kwoniella pini CBS 10737 chromosome 3, complete sequence DNA includes these proteins:
- a CDS encoding mitochondrial 54S ribosomal protein bL19m, giving the protein MSRTTAPRLLNQAIDTVRQPIASSSKRYNSTSTAPASSSYPFNPLAIIRSSTTTSPAPSNLLNPRKGWSIINHLNKSTPKSIYSNLFERRSSERLKTGSVITVLQYTDFSKKTISPFSGVLMGIKKRGGVDTSFKLRNLVNKIGIEMSFKLNSPLIKEIKIIKKAIGKNGPIKDLRRAKVNYLRDRQNVMTSIASALKASKK; this is encoded by the exons ATGTCCCGAACCACTGCTCCTCGTTTGCTGAATCAAGCCATCGACACCGTTCGACAACCAATAGCGTCAAGCTCGAAGAGATacaattcaacttctaccGCTCCTGCATCATCGT CATACCCATTTAACCCTTTAGCAATAATTCgttcatcaacaacaacatcacCTGcaccttcaaatttattaaatccaCGTAAAGGATGGtcaataataaatcatttaaataaatctaCACCAAAGTcaatttattcaaatttatttgaaagaagatcttCAGAAAGATTAAAAACAGGATCAGTAATTACAGTTTTACAATATACAGATTTTAGTAAAAAAActatttcacctttttcaggAGTTTTAATGggaattaaaaaaagagGTGGAGTTGATACAAGTTTTAAATTAAGAAATTTAGttaataaaattggaattgaaatgtcttttaaattaaattcacctttaattaaagaaattaaaattattaaaaaagcAATAGGTAAAAATGGTCCTATAAAAGATTTAAGAAGGGCTAAAGTTAATTATTTAAGAGATAGACAAAATGTTATGACTTCTATTGCTAGTGCTCTTAAAGCTTctaaaaagtaa